Proteins co-encoded in one uncultured Bacteroides sp. genomic window:
- a CDS encoding biotin/lipoyl-containing protein, giving the protein MEIHIGNRTAEIELVEKDGNNVRLTIDGVEYEVDVTMAENGACSILHDGKSYNAELIRSENGKNYKVNTLFSSYNVDIVDTKAKYLRMRKKEEERQEDKIVSPMPGKIVKIPVNVGDFVSAGDTVAVIEAMKMQSNYKVTSDCYIKDILVSEGDSVNSDQQLILLDLNVVNA; this is encoded by the coding sequence ATGGAAATACATATAGGAAACAGAACTGCGGAAATTGAACTTGTTGAAAAAGATGGCAATAACGTGCGGTTGACAATTGATGGAGTTGAGTATGAAGTTGATGTTACCATGGCTGAAAACGGGGCCTGTTCAATTCTTCACGACGGAAAGTCTTATAATGCCGAATTAATTCGTTCGGAAAATGGAAAGAATTACAAAGTAAATACTCTTTTCTCCTCTTATAATGTGGATATTGTTGATACAAAAGCAAAGTACCTCCGCATGAGAAAGAAAGAAGAAGAAAGACAAGAAGACAAGATAGTATCGCCAATGCCTGGTAAGATTGTTAAGATACCTGTGAATGTTGGTGATTTCGTTTCTGCCGGTGATACGGTAGCTGTAATTGAAGCAATGAAAATGCAAAGCAATTACAAGGTAACGTCAGATTGTTATATTAAAGATATTCTGGTAAGTGAAGGTGACTCTGTGAATAGTGACCAACAGTTAATCTTGCTGGATTTAAATGTTGTAAATGCATAG
- the murA gene encoding UDP-N-acetylglucosamine 1-carboxyvinyltransferase — protein MASFVIEGGHKLCGEIIPQGAKNEVLQIICATLLTSEEVTVSNIPDILDVNNLIQLMRDMGVKVSKKSIDTYSFKAEAVDLAYLESDEFLKKCSSLRGSVMLIGPMIARFGKAMISKPGGDKIGRRRLDTHFLGIQKLGAEFNYIDKRGVFEIKAAQLRGTYLLLDEASVTGTANIVMAAVLAKGTTTIYNAACEPYLQQLCKMLNGMGAKISGIASNLLTIEGVESLNGTTHTVLPDMIEVGSFIGMAAMTRSELTIKNVSYENLGIIPESFRRLGIKLEQRGDDIYIPSQENYEIESFMDGSIMTLADAPWPGLTPDLLSVLLVVATQAKGSVLIHQKMFESRLFFVDKLIDMGAQIILCDPHRAVVIGHDHNFTLRGGNMTSPDIRAGIALLIAAMSAKGISRINNIEQIDRGYQDIERRLNALGARITRIEE, from the coding sequence ATGGCTTCATTTGTAATCGAAGGAGGACACAAGCTCTGTGGAGAAATTATACCGCAAGGCGCTAAAAACGAAGTGCTGCAAATCATTTGCGCTACCTTACTAACTTCGGAAGAGGTGACTGTATCTAACATTCCTGATATCCTGGATGTGAATAATCTTATCCAGTTAATGAGGGATATGGGCGTCAAAGTTTCAAAGAAAAGCATTGATACCTATTCGTTTAAAGCTGAAGCTGTTGATCTGGCCTATCTGGAGAGTGACGAGTTCCTGAAAAAATGTTCAAGTCTTCGCGGTTCGGTGATGCTGATAGGACCAATGATTGCCCGTTTCGGAAAGGCTATGATATCCAAACCGGGCGGTGACAAGATTGGACGCAGACGTCTGGATACTCATTTTCTGGGCATTCAAAAGCTTGGCGCCGAATTCAATTACATTGATAAAAGAGGAGTCTTCGAAATAAAAGCCGCACAACTGAGAGGCACTTATCTGTTGCTCGATGAAGCGTCTGTTACCGGTACGGCGAATATTGTAATGGCAGCCGTCCTGGCAAAGGGAACCACAACCATTTATAATGCTGCCTGCGAGCCTTACCTGCAACAACTTTGCAAGATGTTGAACGGAATGGGTGCAAAGATAAGCGGAATCGCTTCTAACCTCCTTACTATTGAAGGAGTGGAAAGTCTGAACGGAACCACACATACTGTTCTCCCGGATATGATTGAGGTGGGAAGCTTCATTGGTATGGCTGCTATGACACGTAGCGAGCTGACCATCAAAAATGTATCCTACGAAAACCTGGGAATTATCCCTGAAAGTTTCCGCCGCCTAGGCATTAAACTAGAACAGCGCGGCGACGATATCTATATCCCTTCACAGGAAAATTATGAGATTGAATCGTTTATGGACGGTTCTATTATGACTCTTGCCGATGCTCCATGGCCAGGACTTACGCCTGACCTTTTGAGTGTGCTGCTTGTTGTGGCTACTCAGGCAAAGGGAAGCGTACTTATTCACCAGAAAATGTTTGAAAGCCGCCTGTTCTTCGTGGACAAACTGATAGACATGGGCGCACAAATTATATTATGCGATCCGCACCGTGCAGTTGTAATCGGTCACGATCATAATTTCACTTTACGTGGTGGAAACATGACTTCACCTGATATCCGTGCCGGAATTGCTCTGCTGATTGCTGCAATGAGTGCTAAGGGTATAAGCCGTATTAATAACATAGAACAGATTGACCGCGGATATCAGGATATCGAAAGACGTCTGAATGCTCTCGGTGCACGCATCACACGTATAGAAGAATGA
- the rseP gene encoding RIP metalloprotease RseP gives METFLIRALQLIMSLSLLVVIHEGGHFLFARLFKVRVEKFCLFFDPWFTLFKFKPKNSETEYGVGWLPLGGYVKISGMIDESMDKEQMKQPEQSWEFRSKPAGQRLLIMIGGVLFNFLLALFIYSMILFAWGDSYMLPKDMKKGMQFSEVTKQVGFQDGDILLKADGEDLGRYSKMIRQIVNAKEVTVERNGKNVYVQIPKDLMNRFMAANIAPYHCRVPYVLDSIMPNGGYAKAGMQRGDSIIAVNGTLTPVFDDYDAVINKLKSNAPKDSVKGASRIVNIVYARAGVADTVTVQLDSSYKGSAYPYGPDHFFKVTTKEYGFFESFPAGIALGVNTLKGYVSDMKFVFSKEGANSLGGFGTIGSIFPAQWDWHRFWEMTAFLSIILAFMNILPIPALDGGHVLFLIYEIVARRKPSDKFMEYAQMTGMVLLFALLIWANFNDVLRFFFK, from the coding sequence ATGGAAACATTCTTGATCCGTGCCCTGCAATTGATAATGAGTTTATCATTATTGGTTGTTATCCATGAAGGAGGACACTTTCTCTTTGCCCGTCTTTTTAAAGTGAGGGTAGAAAAATTCTGTTTATTTTTCGACCCGTGGTTTACACTTTTCAAGTTTAAACCAAAAAACAGTGAAACTGAATATGGTGTAGGTTGGTTACCTTTGGGCGGATATGTTAAGATATCCGGAATGATAGATGAGTCAATGGATAAAGAACAAATGAAACAACCTGAGCAATCTTGGGAATTTCGTTCTAAGCCTGCCGGTCAGCGGTTACTGATCATGATTGGTGGAGTATTGTTCAACTTCCTGCTGGCATTGTTTATCTATTCCATGATTCTTTTTGCATGGGGCGATTCCTATATGCTTCCCAAAGATATGAAGAAGGGAATGCAATTTAGCGAGGTAACCAAGCAAGTAGGTTTCCAGGACGGAGATATTCTTCTGAAAGCTGATGGCGAAGACTTAGGGCGTTACTCTAAAATGATTCGTCAGATAGTTAACGCTAAGGAGGTAACTGTAGAGCGTAACGGCAAAAATGTATATGTACAAATCCCTAAGGATCTGATGAACCGATTTATGGCTGCCAATATTGCGCCGTATCATTGTCGTGTTCCGTACGTACTTGATAGTATTATGCCGAACGGTGGTTATGCCAAAGCAGGGATGCAGAGAGGTGATAGTATTATAGCTGTTAATGGAACTCTGACTCCTGTTTTTGACGACTATGATGCTGTAATAAATAAACTGAAATCAAATGCGCCAAAGGATAGTGTCAAGGGTGCATCCCGCATTGTGAACATTGTTTATGCCAGAGCGGGTGTTGCAGATACAGTGACAGTTCAGCTGGACTCATCATATAAAGGTAGTGCCTACCCATATGGACCAGATCATTTCTTTAAAGTGACCACTAAGGAATACGGATTCTTTGAATCTTTTCCTGCCGGAATTGCTCTTGGTGTGAATACGCTTAAAGGATATGTAAGTGATATGAAGTTTGTATTCTCTAAAGAAGGAGCAAATAGTCTGGGTGGATTTGGAACTATCGGAAGTATCTTCCCTGCACAATGGGATTGGCATCGCTTCTGGGAGATGACAGCTTTTCTTTCCATTATCCTTGCCTTTATGAACATTCTTCCAATTCCTGCCTTGGATGGCGGACATGTGCTTTTCCTTATTTATGAGATTGTAGCGCGTCGCAAGCCAAGTGATAAGTTTATGGAATATGCTCAGATGACAGGTATGGTTTTATTATTTGCTCTGTTAATATGGGCAAACTTCAATGACGTTCTGCGGTTTTTCTTTAAATAG
- the tsaB gene encoding tRNA (adenosine(37)-N6)-threonylcarbamoyltransferase complex dimerization subunit type 1 TsaB — MPCILHIETSTAVCSVAISEDGQVIFNKEDFNGPSHAVSLGVFVDEALSFADSRAIMLDAVAVSCGPGSYTGLRIGVSMAKGICYGRNIPLIGIPTLEVLCVPILLYYDLPDDALICPMIDARRMEVYAAVYDRALNVKRVIGADIVDENSYLEFLNEHPVYFFGNGAAKCMEKISHPNAHFIDDISPLAKLMSPLAEKAFAKSEFKDVAYFEPFYLKEFVASMPKKLL; from the coding sequence ATGCCTTGTATATTACATATTGAAACCTCTACAGCCGTTTGTTCGGTTGCAATCAGTGAGGATGGCCAGGTAATTTTCAATAAAGAAGATTTTAATGGCCCTTCTCATGCTGTGTCTTTAGGGGTTTTTGTTGATGAAGCGCTTTCCTTTGCCGACAGTCGGGCAATAATGCTTGATGCAGTAGCAGTAAGTTGTGGCCCCGGCTCATATACCGGTTTACGAATAGGTGTTTCAATGGCAAAAGGAATTTGTTACGGACGGAATATACCGTTGATTGGCATTCCAACATTGGAAGTACTTTGTGTACCCATCCTTTTATATTACGATTTGCCTGATGATGCTTTGATTTGTCCGATGATTGATGCACGGCGAATGGAAGTTTATGCAGCTGTTTATGATCGTGCTCTTAATGTGAAGCGCGTGATTGGAGCTGATATTGTTGATGAGAATTCTTATCTGGAGTTCCTGAATGAACATCCAGTCTACTTCTTTGGCAACGGAGCCGCTAAGTGTATGGAAAAGATCTCTCATCCAAATGCACACTTCATTGATGATATCAGTCCGTTGGCCAAGCTAATGTCGCCGTTGGCGGAAAAGGCTTTTGCTAAGAGTGAATTCAAAGATGTAGCCTACTTTGAACCCTTTTATTTAAAGGAGTTTGTAGCTTCAATGCCTAAGAAATTACTGTAA
- the accC gene encoding acetyl-CoA carboxylase biotin carboxylase subunit — MIKRILVANRGEIAVRVMRSCREMEIESIAIFSEADRTAKHVLYADEAYCVGGAASKDSYLNIEKILEVAKAHQVDAIHPGYGFLSENSLFASRCKEEGIIFIGPDPETMDLMGDKISARKQMIKADVPVVPGTEKSLQDVNEAIDICNKIGYPVMLKASMGGGGKGMRLIHNESEVEEAYTTAKSEALSSFGDDTVYLEKFVEEPHHIEFQILGDNYGNVIHLCERECSVQRRNQKIVEESPSPFVTSELRNEMGNAAVAAAKAVSYKGAGTIEFLVDKNRNFYFLEMNTRLQVEHPITEEVLGVDLVKEQIHVANGVPLRLKQEDIMQRGHAIECRICAEDTEFNFMPCPGVIRQITEPNGIGVRIDSYVYEGYEIPIHYDPMIGKLIVWAVTRNYAIERMRRVLHEYKITGVKTNISYLRSIMDTPDFVNGKYDTGFIQKNAERLQKAISSDESTETENVAMIASYIDYLMNLEENNPGQSADNRPASRWREFGLHKGVLRI; from the coding sequence ATGATTAAAAGAATCTTAGTTGCTAACCGTGGAGAAATTGCAGTGAGGGTTATGCGCTCTTGCAGAGAAATGGAGATTGAATCCATTGCTATCTTTTCAGAAGCGGACAGAACGGCTAAACATGTCTTATATGCTGACGAGGCTTACTGTGTAGGTGGAGCAGCGTCTAAAGACAGCTATCTTAACATAGAAAAAATTCTAGAAGTGGCCAAAGCTCATCAGGTGGATGCAATCCATCCGGGCTACGGTTTCTTATCAGAAAACTCTTTGTTTGCAAGTCGTTGTAAAGAGGAAGGTATCATATTTATTGGTCCCGATCCTGAAACTATGGATCTGATGGGAGACAAAATCTCTGCTCGTAAACAAATGATTAAGGCAGATGTGCCTGTTGTTCCCGGAACAGAGAAAAGTCTTCAGGATGTGAATGAAGCAATTGACATCTGTAATAAGATCGGTTATCCGGTTATGCTTAAAGCCTCAATGGGAGGTGGCGGTAAAGGTATGCGCCTTATCCACAACGAAAGTGAAGTGGAAGAAGCTTATACCACAGCGAAATCTGAAGCACTCTCTTCTTTTGGAGACGATACCGTGTATCTGGAGAAGTTTGTAGAAGAACCTCACCACATTGAGTTCCAGATCCTTGGCGATAATTATGGAAACGTAATTCATCTTTGCGAAAGAGAATGCTCTGTTCAACGCCGTAACCAGAAGATTGTAGAAGAAAGTCCTTCTCCATTTGTTACGTCGGAACTGAGAAACGAGATGGGAAATGCAGCAGTTGCAGCGGCTAAGGCTGTTAGTTATAAAGGTGCAGGTACAATTGAATTCCTGGTTGATAAGAATCGCAACTTCTATTTCCTTGAAATGAATACCCGCTTGCAGGTAGAACATCCTATCACGGAAGAAGTTCTTGGGGTGGATTTGGTTAAGGAACAGATTCATGTTGCCAATGGAGTACCTTTGCGTCTCAAACAAGAAGATATAATGCAAAGAGGACATGCTATTGAATGTCGTATTTGTGCAGAAGATACTGAATTTAACTTTATGCCTTGTCCGGGTGTAATCCGCCAGATTACAGAACCTAACGGTATTGGTGTACGTATAGACAGTTACGTATATGAAGGATACGAGATTCCTATTCATTACGACCCGATGATTGGTAAACTGATTGTGTGGGCTGTTACACGTAATTATGCAATTGAACGCATGCGTCGTGTGCTTCATGAATACAAGATTACGGGTGTGAAAACAAATATCAGTTATCTGAGAAGCATTATGGACACTCCTGATTTTGTCAATGGTAAATATGATACAGGCTTTATTCAAAAGAATGCTGAAAGACTTCAAAAGGCGATCTCGTCCGACGAAAGTACGGAAACAGAGAATGTGGCAATGATTGCTTCATACATTGATTATCTGATGAATCTGGAAGAAAACAATCCCGGACAGAGCGCGGACAATCGCCCTGCCAGTCGTTGGAGAGAGTTTGGTTTGCACAAAGGCGTATTGAGAATCTAA
- the rimM gene encoding ribosome maturation factor RimM (Essential for efficient processing of 16S rRNA), producing the protein MIKREEVYKIGLFNKPHGIHGELSFTFTDDAFDKADCDYFICLLDGIFVPFFIDEYRFRSDSTALVKLEGIDSAEKARMFTNVEVYFPAKYAEESPVEELSWDYFIGFKVVDKHHGDIGTVVEVDQSTINTLFVLEKDGEELLIPAQEEFILNIDDKKRQMTVDLPEGLLSLEDVETLD; encoded by the coding sequence ATGATAAAACGGGAAGAAGTATATAAGATAGGTCTCTTTAATAAACCTCACGGCATTCACGGTGAATTGTCGTTTACCTTTACGGACGATGCGTTTGATAAGGCAGACTGTGACTATTTTATCTGTTTGCTTGACGGCATCTTTGTTCCCTTTTTTATAGATGAATACCGCTTTCGGTCGGACTCTACGGCTTTGGTTAAGCTTGAGGGGATTGATTCGGCCGAGAAAGCGCGTATGTTTACCAATGTTGAAGTCTATTTCCCAGCCAAATACGCTGAAGAATCTCCGGTAGAAGAGCTTTCATGGGATTATTTCATTGGATTCAAGGTTGTAGACAAGCATCATGGTGATATAGGAACGGTGGTGGAAGTGGATCAGTCGACCATCAACACCCTGTTTGTTCTCGAGAAAGATGGTGAGGAACTCCTTATTCCGGCACAGGAAGAGTTTATTCTGAATATAGATGATAAGAAAAGGCAGATGACCGTTGACTTGCCCGAAGGACTACTGTCGCTGGAAGATGTGGAAACGCTCGATTGA
- a CDS encoding DUF4290 domain-containing protein translates to MEYNTQQRVLPLPEYGRGIQNMVDHCLTIEDRAERQRCANTIINIMGNMFPHLRDVPDFKHKLWDHLAIMSDFKLDIDFPYEIIRKDNLFTKPDVIPYPSSKIRYRHYGRTLEKMVKLAADYPEGEEKKQLIALVANHMKKSYMGWNKENVDDRKIFDDLKEYSQGKIQLDESALKLMETKAILFRKTKPSNNPRRYSKQQ, encoded by the coding sequence ATGGAATATAACACTCAACAACGTGTATTACCGCTTCCTGAATACGGACGAGGCATTCAGAATATGGTTGATCATTGCCTGACTATCGAAGATAGAGCAGAGAGGCAACGTTGCGCAAATACGATTATTAACATCATGGGAAACATGTTTCCTCATTTGCGTGATGTACCCGACTTTAAGCATAAGCTTTGGGATCACCTGGCAATTATGTCCGATTTCAAGCTTGATATTGATTTCCCGTATGAGATTATCAGAAAGGATAATCTGTTTACAAAACCAGACGTCATTCCTTATCCGAGTTCAAAGATCCGTTATCGCCATTATGGCCGTACTTTGGAAAAAATGGTTAAGCTGGCTGCTGACTATCCGGAAGGTGAAGAGAAAAAACAGCTGATAGCCTTAGTGGCTAATCATATGAAGAAAAGCTATATGGGCTGGAACAAGGAAAATGTTGACGACCGAAAAATATTTGATGACCTGAAGGAATACTCACAGGGCAAGATTCAATTAGATGAATCTGCTTTGAAGCTGATGGAAACCAAAGCGATTCTTTTCCGTAAAACTAAACCAAGCAACAATCCCCGCCGCTACTCAAAACAACAATAA
- a CDS encoding 1-deoxy-D-xylulose-5-phosphate reductoisomerase, with amino-acid sequence MKKQIAILGSTGSIGTQALEVIAEHPDLYEVYALTANNSVELLIQQARKFMPEAVVIGNETKYAQLKEALSDLPVKVYAGEEALAQIVEAAPIDIVLTAMVGFAGLKPTINAIRAKKKIALANKETLVVAGELINELAQQYGTAILPVDSEHSAVFQCLVGEVGNKIEKVILTASGGPFRTLTLKQLSTVNKAQALKHPNWDMGAKITIDSASMMNKGFEVIEAKWLFGLKPEQVEVVVHPQSVIHSMVQFEDGAVKAQLGVPDMRVPIQYAFSYPDRVCSSFERLDFTKYNNLTFEQPDTTRFRNLALAYEALHQAGNMPCIVNAANEIAVAAFLRNRISFLGMSNAIERVMQTVNFIKAPTYDDYVATDAEAREVAKEFMNFKI; translated from the coding sequence ATGAAAAAACAAATAGCAATATTAGGTTCAACAGGAAGCATAGGCACACAGGCGTTGGAGGTGATTGCCGAGCATCCTGATTTATACGAAGTATATGCATTAACCGCCAATAACAGTGTGGAGCTGCTTATTCAACAAGCCCGTAAGTTTATGCCCGAGGCTGTGGTGATAGGTAACGAAACAAAGTATGCTCAACTGAAAGAGGCTTTGAGTGATTTGCCTGTAAAGGTGTATGCCGGCGAGGAGGCTTTGGCACAGATCGTGGAAGCAGCGCCTATTGACATAGTTCTTACTGCAATGGTTGGCTTTGCGGGATTAAAACCTACTATTAATGCCATTCGGGCAAAGAAGAAGATTGCCCTTGCAAACAAGGAGACACTTGTGGTAGCCGGCGAACTGATCAACGAACTTGCACAACAGTATGGCACAGCTATACTGCCTGTCGACTCAGAACACTCGGCAGTATTTCAATGTCTGGTGGGAGAGGTAGGTAATAAAATAGAAAAGGTGATACTTACAGCCTCAGGCGGTCCATTCCGCACTCTTACCCTGAAACAGTTAAGTACAGTAAATAAGGCACAGGCGCTGAAACATCCCAATTGGGATATGGGTGCCAAGATTACCATTGACTCAGCTTCCATGATGAATAAAGGTTTTGAGGTGATTGAAGCCAAGTGGCTGTTCGGACTGAAGCCTGAACAAGTGGAAGTGGTGGTTCATCCTCAGTCTGTTATTCACTCCATGGTGCAATTTGAAGACGGTGCGGTGAAAGCACAGCTCGGTGTTCCGGATATGCGTGTGCCTATTCAGTATGCATTTTCCTATCCGGATCGTGTCTGTTCTTCGTTTGAACGGCTGGATTTTACCAAGTACAACAATCTTACCTTTGAACAACCTGATACCACACGTTTCAGAAATCTGGCATTAGCTTATGAAGCCCTTCATCAGGCAGGAAACATGCCTTGTATTGTGAATGCTGCCAACGAAATTGCGGTGGCTGCTTTCCTGCGTAACAGGATTAGTTTCCTTGGAATGAGTAATGCGATAGAAAGAGTGATGCAAACAGTGAATTTTATAAAGGCACCTACGTATGACGATTACGTAGCTACTGATGCCGAAGCACGCGAAGTTGCTAAAGAATTTATGAATTTTAAAATTTAA
- a CDS encoding acyl-CoA carboxylase subunit beta, with amino-acid sequence MEKEDLYSRFVERNKNAELGGGVSKIEKQHEAGKMTARERIEMLLDKGTFTELDKLMVHRCSNFGMDKNKIPGDGVVSGYGKIDGRLVFVFAYDFTVYGGTLSATNSKKIVKVQELALKNGAPVIALNDSGGARIQEGVESLTGYASIFYQNTIASGVIPQISAILGPCAGGACYSPALTDFIFMVKEKSHMFVTGPDVVKTVTHEDVSKEELGGAYTHSSKSGVTHFLSNSEEEVLMGIRELLSFLPSNNMEDAPASASTDDIHREEESLQTVVPADPNIPYDIKDIIEPVMDDHYFFEVMTHFAKNAVIGFARLGGKSVGIVANQPAYLAGVLDIDASDKIARFIRFCDCFNIPLVTFEDVPGFLPGCTQEHNGIIRHGAKIVYAYAEATVPKVTLITRKAYGGAYIVMASKQTGSDVNLAYPNAEIAVMGAEGAVNILYRKADEETKKQAIEDYKTNFANPYQAAELGYIDEIILPKQTRFKLIQALDMAHNKMQTNPPKKHGNMPL; translated from the coding sequence ATGGAAAAAGAAGATTTATATAGCCGTTTTGTTGAAAGGAATAAGAACGCTGAATTAGGAGGCGGAGTAAGCAAAATAGAAAAACAACACGAAGCAGGTAAAATGACTGCTCGCGAACGCATTGAAATGCTTCTGGATAAAGGCACGTTTACTGAACTGGATAAGTTGATGGTACACCGTTGCTCAAACTTCGGAATGGATAAAAACAAAATCCCTGGAGATGGTGTCGTTTCCGGATATGGAAAGATAGACGGACGTCTGGTTTTTGTATTTGCGTATGATTTTACTGTTTACGGCGGAACATTAAGTGCCACTAATTCAAAGAAGATTGTGAAAGTGCAGGAATTGGCATTGAAGAATGGTGCTCCGGTGATTGCATTGAACGACTCGGGTGGTGCACGTATTCAGGAAGGTGTTGAGAGTCTGACTGGTTACGCTTCAATCTTCTATCAGAATACAATTGCTTCCGGAGTAATTCCTCAGATTTCAGCTATACTTGGACCATGCGCAGGTGGTGCTTGTTATTCTCCGGCATTGACTGACTTTATCTTCATGGTCAAGGAGAAAAGCCATATGTTTGTAACCGGTCCCGATGTAGTGAAAACGGTTACTCATGAAGATGTAAGCAAAGAAGAACTGGGAGGCGCTTATACTCACAGTAGCAAGAGTGGTGTAACTCACTTCCTGAGCAATTCGGAAGAAGAAGTGCTGATGGGTATTCGCGAATTACTGAGCTTCCTTCCTTCAAATAACATGGAAGATGCTCCGGCTTCTGCAAGTACAGACGATATTCACCGCGAAGAGGAATCTTTGCAAACTGTTGTTCCTGCTGATCCTAATATTCCGTATGATATTAAAGATATCATAGAACCGGTGATGGATGACCATTATTTCTTTGAAGTAATGACTCATTTTGCCAAGAATGCTGTGATTGGTTTTGCCCGTCTAGGCGGTAAATCGGTTGGTATTGTGGCTAATCAGCCAGCTTATCTGGCCGGTGTGCTCGATATTGATGCTTCCGACAAGATTGCGCGCTTCATCCGTTTCTGCGATTGTTTCAACATTCCATTGGTTACTTTCGAAGATGTACCAGGTTTCCTTCCTGGATGCACACAGGAGCACAACGGTATTATCCGTCACGGAGCAAAGATTGTTTATGCTTATGCTGAGGCTACAGTGCCAAAAGTTACTTTGATTACCCGTAAGGCTTATGGTGGCGCGTACATCGTTATGGCTAGTAAGCAGACCGGGTCGGATGTAAATCTTGCTTACCCGAATGCTGAAATTGCAGTGATGGGAGCTGAAGGTGCGGTAAATATTTTGTATCGTAAAGCCGATGAGGAAACTAAGAAGCAAGCCATCGAAGACTATAAAACGAACTTTGCCAATCCGTATCAGGCAGCTGAACTGGGATATATTGATGAAATCATTCTTCCTAAGCAAACCCGCTTTAAACTGATCCAGGCTTTGGATATGGCTCATAACAAGATGCAAACAAATCCGCCTAAGAAGCATGGAAATATGCCGTTATGA
- a CDS encoding ABC transporter ATP-binding protein — MPDAIIQTHDLTIGYANRKATYPVQIRLSLEVFQGEMVCLIGPNGCGKSTLLRTLAGLQPPLRGEVCIDNLPLGKQSLSNKAKLLSLVLTDRVEVSNLTVFNLVAMGRNPYTDWLGKLTDHDKELVHTALTQVHLEGYAGRFINELSDGERQRAMIAKALVQDTPVILLDEPTAHLDINNRVEVMMLLHELARHTNKAIVLSTHELDLALQTADKLWLMTPKHGIAVGTPEDLILTNRFQKVFANDAYRFDPSTGNFMVNHAETPRLISLKTLGTGYRTYWTERALIRSGYKISPEATGTITVDEATDSWLISKDGKELACSSLQELLMQMNSF; from the coding sequence ATGCCCGATGCAATTATACAAACCCACGATTTAACCATAGGATATGCAAACCGCAAGGCCACTTATCCGGTGCAGATACGCCTTTCCCTGGAGGTCTTTCAGGGAGAAATGGTATGCCTTATAGGGCCCAACGGTTGCGGTAAATCAACACTTTTACGAACATTAGCCGGACTTCAGCCTCCTTTACGCGGAGAAGTATGTATCGATAACCTTCCCTTAGGAAAACAATCACTTTCAAACAAAGCAAAGTTGCTTTCACTAGTACTGACAGACCGTGTGGAAGTGAGTAACCTGACGGTATTCAACCTGGTGGCAATGGGCCGGAATCCCTATACCGACTGGCTGGGAAAATTAACCGACCATGACAAGGAACTGGTACATACAGCTTTGACACAGGTACATCTCGAAGGATATGCCGGCCGTTTCATTAATGAACTTTCTGATGGCGAACGTCAGCGGGCCATGATAGCCAAGGCGCTGGTGCAGGATACGCCGGTGATTCTACTCGATGAACCTACCGCTCACCTGGATATCAACAATAGGGTAGAGGTGATGATGCTTCTCCACGAACTTGCCCGGCATACAAATAAGGCAATTGTCCTTTCTACACATGAACTGGATCTGGCTCTGCAGACGGCCGATAAACTTTGGCTTATGACTCCGAAGCATGGCATTGCCGTAGGTACGCCCGAAGATCTGATCCTTACCAACCGCTTTCAGAAAGTTTTTGCGAATGACGCTTATCGTTTCGATCCGTCAACCGGCAATTTTATGGTGAATCATGCAGAAACTCCCCGTCTTATTTCCCTTAAAACCCTGGGAACAGGTTACCGTACTTACTGGACGGAGCGTGCCTTGATAAGGAGCGGATACAAAATCTCTCCCGAAGCTACCGGAACAATTACTGTGGATGAGGCTACCGATTCGTGGCTGATCTCTAAAGACGGTAAGGAACTTGCCTGCTCTTCTCTTCAGGAACTATTGATGCAAATGAATTCATTCTAA